The DNA sequence CGATGATGTCGGAGTCGTAGCCGCCGCACTGGCCGAGGACCCGCAGCGGGGAGACCTTCGCACCGTGGGCGATGCCCGCGACGCCCTTGCCGTTGTTGGTGACCGCGGCGATGGTGCCCGCGACGTGGGTGCCGTGCCACGAGGAGGTCGAGGCCTCCCAGTCGGCGGCGCACTGGCCGTCGGTGGTCCAGTCGCCCGTGTCGGCCGGGTTGCTGTCACGGCCGTTGCCGTCGTTGGAGACCGCGGTGTCGGAGATGAAGTCGTAGCCGCCGACGGTGTTGGCGCCGAGGTCGGAGTGGGTGACGTAACCGGTGTCGATGACGGCGACGGTCACACCGCTGCCGGTGGTGACGTCCCAGGCGCCCGGCACGTTCATGCCCGCGGTGGACTCGAACAGGTCCCACTGCTTGGCGTACTCGGTGTCGTTGGGGGTGGCCAGCGGCTTGTTCAGCCGGTCCGGTACGACGTAGGCGACCTGCGGGTCGGCCCGGTACTCGGCGACGACGTCGGCGACGTCCGTCCTGGTCAGGTTCTCGCCGAGGTCGACGAGGGCGGCGCCGGAGCCGAGGCGGCGCTGGAAGTCGAGGTCCTCGCCTGCCTCCTTGCCCTTGGCGGCGGCGTCGGACTCGGCGGCCTTGTTCGACTTGGCCTCGGCTGCGCCGGACTTGTAGCCGACGATGAGGCGCTCGGCCGTGGTGCCGGGGGCGGCCTCGGTCTGGGCCGCGGGGATGGGGGCGGCGGCTTCCTCGGTGGGGGAATCCTGGGCCACGGCGACCGTGGTGGTGGCGGCCGTGAAGAGCGCGGCGGAGACCGCGGCGACGGATATCAGCTTCCGTCTGAGGGGTGTGGAGGTACGCAAGAGCTTGCCTTTCGTGGCCGGCCGTACTCCGGGCAGCGCGGAGCGGCGGTCGATTCGCTTCGTCCTCGAAGCGGCGGGGGGTCCACCGAGTGGGCAGGTGGGGGCAATACGGCAAGGCGGGGCAGTGCAACGAACGCAGGTGGGGCAGTGCGTGGTGCGGGGCGCGGCGGCCGGCCTGGCGCGAGCTACGCCCCGTTCGGGGTTACCTGTGGGGCGGCTGTGGTCGAACGATAGGCAAAGAGCTGGTCATCCGGATACAGGGGAAACCCTCGATCCGGCCGGAAACCCACCCTCTACGTCGCCTGGTTGACCGGTATTGGCGGACTTTGCCCGACTCATCACGCAGTGAACGCGCCGGGCCGGTTTCCCGTACTGCACGAGGACCCTTCCGCACCGGCCGAGGAGACGTTCCGGATGTCCCGGATGCCCTGGATGAGATCGCACCGCACCGCCCTGACGGCTGCCGCCGTGACGCCGCTGCTGCTCACGGTGTGGGCTGCGGGCCCGGCCCATGCGCACGGTGCGCCGACGGATCCGACCAGCCGCGTGTACGCCTGCTCCCCCGACGGCGGCAGCGCGTCCACGTCGGCATGCCGGGCGGCGATCGCCGCGAACGGCGCGCCCTTCACGGCCTGGGACAACCTGCGGATCGCGAACGTGAACGGCCGGGACCGGCAGGTCGTCCCCGACGGACAGCTGTGCAGCGGCGGACTGCCCGCCTACCGGGGCCTCGACCTCGCCCGCGCCGACTGGCCGTCGACGCGGCTCGCGCCGGGGTCCACCCTGACGATGCGGTACGTGTCCACGATCCCGCACACGGGCACCTTCAAGCTCTACCTCACCAAACCCGGCTACGACCCCGCGAAGCCGCTCGCCTGGTCCGACCTCGCGGAGCAGCCGTTCGGGGTGGTGAAGGACCCGGCGCTGACGGACGGGGCGTACCGGATCCGGGCGACCCTGCCGTCCGACCGGACCGGGCGGCATGTGCTGTACACGATCTGGCAGAACAGCAGCACGCCGGACACCTACTACTCGTGCTCCGACGTGGTGTTCCCGCAGGCGAGGAAGCAGGGCGGCGAGGGCTCGGTGACGACGTCGCCGGGCAAGGCCGAGCGCTCCGCGACAGCGTCCCCGAGCGGCGGCGAGAAGCGCGCGGACAGCAGCCCTCCGCCGGTGTCCGAGCAGCGCACGTCCCAGCCGTCGTCCCAGGACCCGGCGTCCGCACAGCCCCAGAGCGACAGCACCCCGGTGGCGTCCGACACGACCACCGGCTCGGGGCCGTCCACCCCCGTGCTGGCGGGCGGCGCCGCGGCGGTGCTGGTACTCACGGGCGGCGCCGCCCTGGTCATGCGTCTGCGTCGGCGGTGAACCTCCGCCGTACGGCGGTCAGTTGACGTTGACGGCGAGGCCCGAGCTGGTCACCGGGGCGTACTTGGCGGTGAAGTAGGCGTTGCTGAAGCACAGCGACGAACCGGACGTCTTGGTGAACGGCTGGTTGGTGAAGGCGATGCTGTTGTCGGCGTTGCTCGCCGTGCCGGAGAGGCTGGGCGCCTGGTAGACGCAGGTGATGGTGCCGAGCAGGGTGCGCAGCTTGACCGTGGACTGGACGGCGGAGCCCGCGGCCGGGGTCACGGTGACGGTGCCGTCGGAGGACACGCTGGTGGTGTACGGCAGGTTGTCGACGGTGATGCCGCTGACGCCGAGCACACCGGCGACGTTGGCGGTGCAGCCGCTGGTGTCGAAGGTGTGGGAGGTCAGTGACTCGATGGCGGTGCCGGGGGCGGCGGGGTTGTCGGTGACGGTGGCGGAGAACGCCGACTTGGTGCAGGAGATGCCGCTGGTGCCGGTCGCGCTGGAGTAGAACGTGGCGGCGGTGCCGCTCGCCAGGTTGGCGTCGAGGACGGCGCCGACCGCGACCGCCGCTCCGTCGGTGGTGGTCAGTACCGGGGTGTCGGCGGCCGAGGCGGGGACGGCGAGCCCGAGGGCTGCGACGGTGCCGGCGAGGGTGAGGAGGGTGCGTGCGCGCATGCGGGTGTACCTCGACTTTCGTTGCGGGGGTGTGCCCTGAGGGCAGCTGCGCGGCTCAGGGGGTTCGGTGTGGGGGCTCGTTCGCGAGTCGGTGTGTGCCGTTGCCGGTCCGTGACGCCTTCTCCGTACGACACGGACCGGCAACGGCAGCCGACCGGTGGCCGGCCGGAGACCGTGGGGAGGGCTCCGGACGGACCGGGCGGGAAGGGCGGCCGGCACGGACCGAGGGGGGAAGCGACCGTGACGGCGCCGTGGAGTGATCTCGCAGAGATGTGAAGGACATCAAGTCCGGGAACGCGGGCCTCGGGCCAACGCGACGGCGGATCCGGCGCCACGGATCCAGGGGGAGCCAGGGAGAGTTGTAGACCTGCGTGTCGGTCAACGTCAAGGAGTTGCAAGGGAGTTGATGCATCTCGTCGGTGCCCTTGTGAGCCTCCGCAGGGCCGACGAGGCAAGAGAACTCACAGGTGACGCACAATCAACACTCTTTTCCCACAACTGCCTTGACCCTTGGGTGTAACCACCGGTAACTTCCGGGCTGGCTACTGCGGAGTACGAGAAAGCCCTTGCATCCGCCGGGAGTTGCGAGGGGCGTGCGCCGTGGGCGCTGTCCGCGCCAGGACAACGTGCCACTGATGCCCTACCCGCACTTTTGCATCTGGGAGCAGTTATGGCCTCGTCCTCGGACGTCACCTCGTCCGCCGACCACACCCCCGAGAACCCGGAAAGCGGTTCCGTGCCAGCAGCGTCCGAAACCACCGACGGCCCCGCCAGACGCGGGCGGGTCCGGGCCCGCCGGGCCGCCGTGATGGCCGTGCCGGCCACCCTGGTCGCCGGTGCCCTCGCGGTGCTCACCGCCGAGGGCGCGCTGGGCGTGCAGTTCGCGATCTCCGGCATGCCCTTCACGGTCACCGCGACCGAGCTCAACGGCACCGGGTTCGAGCAGTTCGGCGGACTCGACAACATGGCGCCGGGCAGCCCCAACGAGGGGGACACCGGCGGCCAGGTACTGATCATCACGTCCGCGATCAAGAACGCGACGCTCACGAAGCTGTGCCAGAGCGTCGACCTCGGCGGTACGAACCTGCTCATCACCGCGGGCAGCGGGGCGGAGAAGGTGACCGCGAGCGATCTGACCACCGACTCGACCGAGCTCTCGGGCGACGCGGCGTTCAACAACATCGAGATCGGCAACGACGCGAGCACGTTGACCAAGGCCGGGGTGAAGGGGCCGATCGGCGTCTTCAGCCAGCAGGCGGACACCGTGCGCATCGCGAACCTGCGGCAGACCAACTACGCCACCACAGCCGGTGTGTTCAAGCTGCCCGGACTGAAACTCGGCTTCAGCAGCAAGGGTTGCTGATGGGTGAGCGTGCGGGTTTCCGGTCGGCCTTCCGTCGTTGGCGGGCCGACCGGCCGTTCTGGGGCGGGGTGCTGCTCGCTCTGGGCGGGGCGGAGATTCTGCTCACGATGAAGGCGTCCATGAAGGTCGTGCTTCATGTCGGGATGCAGGGGCTGGCGGGGTATCTGCTGCCGGCACTGATGCTGCTGCTGGGGCTGCTGGTCCTGTTCAATCCGGCTCAGCGGCTCTTCTACTCGATCACGGGGGTGCTGGTTTCCCTGGGGTCGTGGCCCACGTCCAACCTCGGGGGCTTCTTCGTGGGGCTTGTTCTGGGGGTCGCGGGGAGCTCTCTTGCCTTTGGGTGGCTTCCGGATCAGGATCCCAGGCGCCGGCGGCAGCGGCGGCGCCCGCGGCGGGGGGAGGGCACTGCGGTCACGGGCGTTCAGTAGGCCGGGGAGCCCGCCTGAACCGGGTTCTCCGGCCTACGGCCGGGAGTCGTGACGCCGGAGCGCCGCAGGAGTCCGGTGAGGTTCGGCGGGTGCGAGTGCGTGATGGGCTGGTCGCGCAGTTCCCCGCGCCCCTAGGTTGGTGCACTGACCGCCAACTCCCCGACTTCCCCGGGTAGTTGCGAGGTGAACGAGCCCGAAGCCCATGTTGCCCGGAGGCCCCGTGTCCGCCGACCGTATCGATACCGAGACCGCACACTCCGCCCGGATCTACGACTACATCATCGGCGGCAAGGACCACTACCCCGCCGACCGGGAGGCGGGCGATGCCATGGTGCGGGAGTGGCCCGCGCTGCCCGTTCACATGCGGGCCAACCGGGACTTCATGAACCGGGCCGTGCGGTATCTCGCCGCAGAGGCGGGGATACGGCAGTTCCTCGACATCGGGACCGGGATTCCGACGTCGCCCAACATCCATGAGATCGCCCAGTCGGTGGCCCCCGGGGCCCGGGTCGTGTACGTCGACAACGATCCGCTCGTGCTCGCGCTGTCGAAGGGGCTGATGTCCGGTACCGCCGAGGGCAGGACGGCGTATGTCGAGGCGGACATGCGCGACCCCGCGGCCATTCTCGACGCCCCGGCCTTCCGCGAGACCCTTGATCTCGGGGAGCCGGTCGCGCTCACCGTGATCGCGATCGTGCACTTCGTGCTGGACGAGCACGACGCCGTGGGGATCGTGCGGCGGCTGCTGGAGCCGCTGCCCGCCGGGAGCTACCTGGCGATGTCCATCGGCACCGCCGAGTTCGCGCCGGACGAGGTCGGCCGGGTCGCCCGGGAGTACGCGGCCCGGGGCATGCCGATGCGGCTGCGCACCCGCGCCGAGGCCGGGGAGTTCTTCACCGGTCTGGACCACGTGGAGCCGGGCATCGTCCAGGTCCACAAGTGGCGTCCGGACGGCACGGACACCGAGGTGATCCGTGACGAGGACATCGCCATGTACGGGGCACTCGCCCGCAAGGCGGGTTGACCCGGTTTGCGAGCGCAAGCAATGCGGGCGGACCGGTCGGCCGCCCACCCTCCGGCCAGCGGTTCATCACGATGTGGGAGCAACAACTCACGCGTTGTTGTTGCACACTTGACTACCGGTGGTCACACGCGATTGGCTCCGCCCCAGCGAGAGTTTCACCCGGTCGGCGAACCCCCGGTCGACACCGGCCGTCCTCTCGTTCGTTCCTACGGCTCGGCCGCACAGCGAGGTGCCGCACCCTCATGAAGACCCCACCCCCCTCCCTCTTTTTCACTCGCGTCGCGGCCCTCACGGCCGCCGCCTGTCTGCTGCTGGCCGGCTGCTCCGCCGTCGGCGGCGACACCGACGAGGCGTCGGACGCGGACGCGGCCGGCTCCTCAGGACTGAAGGTCGCCCTCATCACCCACGGCGGCGAGGGCGACGCCTTCTGGGAGCTGGTACACAAGGGCGCCCAGGCAGCGGCCGCGAAGGACGGCATCGACCTGACCTTCGCCGGCGACTCCGACCCGGCGGGCCAGGCCGCCTTGATGCGCGACGCGATCAGCCAGAAGGTCGACGGCATCGCGGTGACCCTGGCCAAGCCGACGGCGATGACGGGTCCCGTCGCCCAGGCGCGGGCGGCCGGCATACCGGTGGTCGGCCTCAACTCCGGTATGGACGACTGGCAGTCCGCGGGTCTGGTCGGGTACTTCGGCCAGGACGAGAGCGTCGCGGGCCGGGCCGTCGGCGACAAGCTGGACGACCTCAGGGCCAAGCACGCCCTGTGCGTCATCCACGAGCGCGGCAACGTCGCCCTGGAGGCACGCTGTGCGGGCGTGAAGAAGGCATTCGGTGGCGATACCGAGAACCTCTATGTGGACGGCACCGACATGGACGCGGTGACCGCCTCCGTCGCGACGCGGCTCAGACAGGACCCGAGCATCGACGAAGTCGTCATGAACGGCGCCCAGTTCGCGCTGGCCGCGGTGAAGTCGGCCGAGGAGGCCGGCTCCACGGCCCATGTCGCGACCTTCGACCTCAACAAGGACCTGGTCAAGGCGGTCCAGGCCGGGGACGTGCAGTTCGCGGTCGACCAGCAGCCGTATCTGCAGGGCTATCTCGCGGTGGACTCGCTGTGGCTGTACCGGACCAACGGCAACACCCTCGGCGGTGGCGAGGCGCCCGTCCTCACCGGGCCGGCGTTCGTCACCAGGGCGAACATCGCCTCGGTCTCGCGGTTCGCCGCCAACGGAACCCGGTGACCGGACAGTTGCCCCGACGGTGTCGCCAAAGATTCGGTCACGCGTGACACGTACGCTCACATGTACGGATAGCATCCAGCGCATCCCCTGTGACGTAC is a window from the Streptomyces sp. NBC_00299 genome containing:
- a CDS encoding Tat pathway signal sequence domain protein translates to MRARTLLTLAGTVAALGLAVPASAADTPVLTTTDGAAVAVGAVLDANLASGTAATFYSSATGTSGISCTKSAFSATVTDNPAAPGTAIESLTSHTFDTSGCTANVAGVLGVSGITVDNLPYTTSVSSDGTVTVTPAAGSAVQSTVKLRTLLGTITCVYQAPSLSGTASNADNSIAFTNQPFTKTSGSSLCFSNAYFTAKYAPVTSSGLAVNVN
- a CDS encoding DUF6230 family protein, whose translation is MASSSDVTSSADHTPENPESGSVPAASETTDGPARRGRVRARRAAVMAVPATLVAGALAVLTAEGALGVQFAISGMPFTVTATELNGTGFEQFGGLDNMAPGSPNEGDTGGQVLIITSAIKNATLTKLCQSVDLGGTNLLITAGSGAEKVTASDLTTDSTELSGDAAFNNIEIGNDASTLTKAGVKGPIGVFSQQADTVRIANLRQTNYATTAGVFKLPGLKLGFSSKGC
- a CDS encoding lytic polysaccharide monooxygenase auxiliary activity family 9 protein, whose protein sequence is MPWMRSHRTALTAAAVTPLLLTVWAAGPAHAHGAPTDPTSRVYACSPDGGSASTSACRAAIAANGAPFTAWDNLRIANVNGRDRQVVPDGQLCSGGLPAYRGLDLARADWPSTRLAPGSTLTMRYVSTIPHTGTFKLYLTKPGYDPAKPLAWSDLAEQPFGVVKDPALTDGAYRIRATLPSDRTGRHVLYTIWQNSSTPDTYYSCSDVVFPQARKQGGEGSVTTSPGKAERSATASPSGGEKRADSSPPPVSEQRTSQPSSQDPASAQPQSDSTPVASDTTTGSGPSTPVLAGGAAAVLVLTGGAALVMRLRRR
- a CDS encoding DUF6114 domain-containing protein, whose amino-acid sequence is MGERAGFRSAFRRWRADRPFWGGVLLALGGAEILLTMKASMKVVLHVGMQGLAGYLLPALMLLLGLLVLFNPAQRLFYSITGVLVSLGSWPTSNLGGFFVGLVLGVAGSSLAFGWLPDQDPRRRRQRRRPRRGEGTAVTGVQ
- a CDS encoding SAM-dependent methyltransferase, whose amino-acid sequence is MLPGGPVSADRIDTETAHSARIYDYIIGGKDHYPADREAGDAMVREWPALPVHMRANRDFMNRAVRYLAAEAGIRQFLDIGTGIPTSPNIHEIAQSVAPGARVVYVDNDPLVLALSKGLMSGTAEGRTAYVEADMRDPAAILDAPAFRETLDLGEPVALTVIAIVHFVLDEHDAVGIVRRLLEPLPAGSYLAMSIGTAEFAPDEVGRVAREYAARGMPMRLRTRAEAGEFFTGLDHVEPGIVQVHKWRPDGTDTEVIRDEDIAMYGALARKAG
- a CDS encoding substrate-binding domain-containing protein, which translates into the protein MKTPPPSLFFTRVAALTAAACLLLAGCSAVGGDTDEASDADAAGSSGLKVALITHGGEGDAFWELVHKGAQAAAAKDGIDLTFAGDSDPAGQAALMRDAISQKVDGIAVTLAKPTAMTGPVAQARAAGIPVVGLNSGMDDWQSAGLVGYFGQDESVAGRAVGDKLDDLRAKHALCVIHERGNVALEARCAGVKKAFGGDTENLYVDGTDMDAVTASVATRLRQDPSIDEVVMNGAQFALAAVKSAEEAGSTAHVATFDLNKDLVKAVQAGDVQFAVDQQPYLQGYLAVDSLWLYRTNGNTLGGGEAPVLTGPAFVTRANIASVSRFAANGTR